From the genome of Thermodesulfobacteriota bacterium, one region includes:
- the ettA gene encoding energy-dependent translational throttle protein EttA — translation MSNEPNKVIYSMIGVSKYYDKKPVLKNIYLSYFYGAKIGVLGLNGSGKSSLLRILAGADKEFNGETAISPGHTVGFLAQEPELDDKKTIREIVEEGVQEIVNTLNEYNLINEKFAEPMSDDEMSKLIERQGEVQERLDALDAWDLDSRLEMAMDALRCPAGDTPVSILSGGERRRVALCRLLLQKPDILLLDEPTNHLDAETVAWLERHLQVYPGTVIAVTHDRYFLDNVAGWILELDRGQGIPWKGNYSSWLEQKKNRLQQEEKTESERQKTLQRELEWIRMSPKGRHAKSKARISSYEELLTQDIEKRSKDLEIYIPPGPRLGNVVINAENVSKAYGDNILMEGLTFSLPPGGIVGVIGANGAGKTTLFRMITGQEKPDSGTLRTGETVKLAYVDQSRDDLDPNKTIWEAISGGEDVIQLGKRQVNSRAYVGRFNFSGSDQQKKVSMLSGGERNRVHLARMLKEEANVLLLDEPTNDLDVNSMRALEEALENFAGCAMVISHDRWFLDRIATHILAFEGDSKVVWFGGNYSEYEADRKARLGVAADQPHRIKYRHLSRG, via the coding sequence ATGAGCAATGAACCGAATAAGGTTATTTACTCCATGATCGGGGTAAGCAAGTATTATGATAAAAAGCCGGTCTTGAAAAACATCTATCTCTCCTATTTCTACGGGGCGAAGATCGGTGTCCTTGGTCTCAACGGGTCAGGAAAAAGCTCCCTTCTCCGTATCCTTGCAGGAGCGGACAAAGAGTTCAACGGAGAGACGGCCATCTCCCCCGGCCACACCGTAGGGTTCCTCGCGCAGGAACCGGAACTGGATGACAAAAAGACAATACGGGAGATTGTGGAGGAAGGGGTGCAGGAGATAGTAAATACCCTTAACGAATACAATCTCATTAATGAAAAATTCGCTGAGCCGATGTCGGATGATGAGATGAGCAAGCTTATCGAGCGTCAGGGAGAGGTCCAGGAAAGGCTGGATGCGCTGGACGCATGGGACCTGGATTCACGTCTGGAGATGGCCATGGATGCCCTGCGCTGTCCGGCCGGGGACACACCAGTCAGTATCCTCTCCGGAGGGGAAAGACGTCGCGTAGCCCTTTGCAGACTCCTCCTGCAGAAACCTGACATTCTGCTCCTGGACGAGCCCACAAACCACCTCGATGCCGAGACCGTGGCCTGGCTGGAGCGCCATCTGCAAGTCTATCCGGGCACCGTCATCGCAGTGACTCACGACCGCTATTTCCTTGATAATGTCGCCGGGTGGATTCTGGAACTGGACAGGGGACAGGGTATCCCCTGGAAAGGAAATTACTCCTCCTGGCTGGAACAGAAAAAAAACCGCCTGCAGCAGGAGGAGAAAACCGAGAGCGAAAGGCAGAAGACCCTGCAGCGCGAGCTTGAGTGGATACGGATGTCTCCCAAGGGACGCCATGCAAAATCGAAGGCGCGCATCAGTTCTTATGAGGAACTTCTCACTCAAGATATCGAAAAGAGGTCAAAAGATCTCGAAATCTATATCCCCCCCGGACCCCGTCTGGGTAATGTCGTCATTAATGCCGAAAACGTCAGCAAGGCATATGGCGATAACATTCTTATGGAAGGCCTGACCTTTTCCCTTCCTCCGGGCGGGATTGTCGGGGTCATTGGAGCTAACGGAGCGGGAAAAACTACCCTTTTCCGGATGATCACCGGCCAGGAAAAGCCTGATTCAGGCACCCTCAGGACAGGAGAAACCGTAAAGCTGGCCTATGTTGACCAGAGCCGCGACGACCTCGATCCGAATAAGACCATCTGGGAGGCAATCTCCGGCGGAGAGGATGTCATTCAGCTCGGCAAACGGCAGGTCAACTCACGCGCCTATGTGGGGCGCTTTAATTTCTCTGGAAGTGATCAGCAGAAGAAGGTTTCCATGCTGTCCGGCGGAGAAAGAAATCGTGTCCATCTGGCCCGCATGCTGAAGGAGGAGGCCAACGTCCTTCTGCTTGATGAGCCTACCAATGATCTGGATGTAAACAGCATGCGTGCCCTGGAAGAGGCATTGGAGAATTTTGCAGGCTGTGCCATGGTCATCAGCCACGACCGATGGTTTCTAGATCGTATCGCTACCCACATACTCGCCTTTGAGGGCGACAGCAAGGTGGTCTGGTTCGGAGGGAACTACTCTGAATATGAGGCGGACAGAAAGGCCCGTCTCGGTGTTGCCGCAGACCAGCCCCACCGCATCAAATACAGGCATTTGTCGAGAGGGTAA